In the genome of Candidatus Pristimantibacillus lignocellulolyticus, the window ATTTGCTTCTTTGAACACTTCAGCAAAATGTTCAACTTTACCCGCTCCACCTGATGCAATAACAGGAATACCAACAGTTGCTGCAACAGCCTTAGTTAACCCAATATCGAATCCATCTTTCGTACCGTCTGCATCCATACTCGTTAACAGTATTTCACCTGCGCCAAGTTCTTCCACTTTGCGGGCCCATTCTACTGCATGAATGCCAGTCGGCTTGCGTCCACCATGTGTGTAGACTTCCCAGTCTTGCCATTCTTCATTATAGCGAGCGTCGATTGCAACAACGATACATTGCGCCCCAAAACGACGTGAACCTTCAGTAATAAGTTCAGGTGTAAGGACTGCCGCAGTATTGATTCCGATTTTATCGGCTCCTGCGCGCAGTATACGTGTCATATCATCAACGCTAGATATACCACCACCAACTGTAAATGGAATCGTAATTTCTCCTGCTGTGCGGCGAACAACTTCTATCATCGTAGCTCTGCCTTCTACTGAAGCGGAAATATCAAGAAATACTAACTCGTCAGCACCCTCTTGATCGTATGTTGCAGCTAGTTCAACAGGATCTCCAGCATCACGCAAATTAACAAAATTAATGCCTTTTACAACACGACCATCCTTTACGTCCAGACAAGGAATGATTCTTTTAGCAAGCATCGTTACCCCTCCTAAAAACTTTTGTGTACTTCTCAAAATACTCCTTGCAATGAAAAGTTGCATCGGAAGCATGGACCTTACTTTATGTGGAGTTAATATTCTACTTATAATCGAGGTTCAAAAAGTGGGATTTCAGAATCGAGAAGATGGAGCTAATTTTAGGAAGGAGGAAACGTAAATGTCCGTTATTGGTACATGCGTACCGGACTTCCAAAATTCGCTTCATATTCGATGTCGAATCCACTACGAAGCCAGTCATCGTTATCAAAGCCCTCTTTTTGAACTTCCTGTTAATGTTAGAAAATTTTGTAGTAATTGCATACCTAGCTCACCACTTTTTTCTGGATGAAATTGCATACCGTACACATTGTTTTTCCCTACTATTGCGGTTACTGGTCCGTAGTAATCTCCTGTTGCTAGCAAATTTTCTTTATTCTTCGGCAAAGCATGATAGGAATGAACAAAATATACATGCCCTTCTGTTAGATCAGTAAATAATGGAGACTCTTGAAGGAATTGAAGCTTATTCCATCCCATATGTGGAATTTTGAAATCTCCCTTAAAGCGAATGACCTCACCTTCTAGTAAGCCAAGTCCTTTATGGATTCCATATTCCTCACTCTGTTCAAATAACAATTGCATACCTAGACATATTCCTAGCAAAGGTTTGCCTGTAGCAGCAAACTGCTTCGTTACATCATCTAGTCCGGACTCACTTAAATGTTGCATCGCATCGCCATAAGCACCGACGCCTGGTAATATAACAGCATCTGCAGCAAATATCATCTCTGCATCTCCAGTTACTACCGCTTCATAACCTAATCGTTCAACTGCCTTACTTACAGAGTGTAAATTACCCATTCCATAATCAATAATTACGATCATAAAAAAGTCCCACTTTCTATATAGGTAGAGCGTGTTCGCTCCATATTTGACTCAGACTAAACTCCGTTAGCATATTCATAGTGAACACAAGCATTGAAACAAAACCCAGCAACGTGTACCGTAAGTGTACACCAGCGGTCAAATGCTCGAAACTTCAAATCAAAGTTCAAAAAGTGGGCGTTCAGAACCGAGTAGATGGAGTCAATTTTAAGAAGGAGGAAACGTAAATGTACGTACTTGGTACATGCGTACCGGACTTCTAAAATTCACTTCATATTCGATGTCGACTAAGCTACGTTAGCATTCTCAGCGTTATCAACGTCCGCTGTTTGAAACCCACCGCTTTTACAATGAAGGTTCAAAACATTCGCTTGTCAGCACCAAGAAGATGACCCACAGCGGAAACGAGTAGCACAGCGTACGTTTTGTGTACGTGAGCACACGCAGGCTTTCGATGAGGGACATATTCGCCGCCGACTACGCTACAGCGCGTTACATCGTGATCACGAGCGGATGTTTTGAACCTACCTCTACTAAAGGACGCCTTTTGTGGATGGTACGCCTTGAACCCTCGGATCAATACTAGTCGCCTCGTCTAGCGCTCTACCTAACGCTTTGAATACAGCTTCAATCATATGATGCGTATTGGAACCGTAGTGCACGATAACATGCAATGTAATACGTGATTCCAATGCGAATTTCCATAGAAACTCATGAACAAGATCGGTTGCAAAACTTCCAACGTGTGAAGCTGGATATTGGGCACGATATTCAAAATGCGGACGATTACTAATATCTACAATAACTTGAGCTAGAGCTTCGTCCATCGGAACAAAGACACTTGCACAACGTTTAATACCTGATTTATCTCCAAGTGCTTGAAGCAATGCTTGACCAAGTACAATTCCGATATCTTCAACAGTATGATGATCATCGATTTCAATATCGCCTTTTGCATCAACATTCAAATTGAAATGACCATGCTTAGTAAATGCATCGAGCATATGGTTTAAGAACGGAACATCTGTTTGAATCGTTGATTCGCCTTGACCATCCACATTAAATGCTAATTTAATATCTGTTTCTTTCGTTTTGCGAACAATAGACGCTTCGCGATTAGATTGATTTGCCATTTATATTCAACTTCTTTCTATTTGTTTTCTCTAATTAGGATTAATAGTCCAATCCAAGTTAAGCTAGCTTATAAACGCGTTTCACACGCATCTACAAGCTAGCAAATATGTTATAGTCTTTCTTTATTCAAACGCATTTCTATCGCGCGAGCATGTCCTTCTAGCCCTTCGTGACGAGCAAGAGTCATAATTTTGTCTCCATTGCTCATTAACGCCTGCTTACTATAGTAGATTAAGCTTGATTTCTTCAAGAAGTCATCTACATTAACAGGAGATGAGAAACGCGCAGTTCCATTCGTTGGGATAATATGATTCGGACCAGCAAAGTAATCTCCAACCGGTTCAGAACTATATGGTCCAAGGAAAATTGCTCCAGCGTTTTCAATATAAGCTAACAAACTCATCGGATCTTCAGTAATAATTTCAAGATGCTCAGGGGCAAGTTGATTCACTACTTTAATTCCTTCTTCAATGCTTTCGGTTAGTAATACAGCTCCATATTGATCAATAGAAGCTCGAGCTATTTCATGACGTGGTAATGTCTCAAGTTGGCGATCAACTTCTTCAATAACAGCTTCTGCAAGTTTAACAGATGACGTAACTAGAATAGCTGAAGCCATTTCATCATGTTCAGCCTGTGAAAGTAGGTCTGCAGCAATATATTCTGCATCAGCCGTATCATCAGCTAATACAACAATCTCACTAGGACCAGCAATACTATCAATATCAACAACGCCATATACAGCACGTTTAGCCAAAGCAACATATATATTACCTGGGCCACATATTTTATCGACAGGTGCAATACTTTCAGTACCATATGCCAATGCAGCGATAGCTTGAGCACCACCAACACGATATAATTCCTTTACACCCGCTTCTGCAGCTGCTACGAGAATATAAGGATCAATACCTTGCTTACCACCCGTCGATGGTGGAGTGACCATTACGATCTCAGGGACACCTGCTACTTGTGCTGGAATGACATTCATTAATACAGATGAAGGATATGCCGCTTTCCCACCAGGTACATATACCCCTACACGTTTCAATGGTCGCATAATTTGACCTAGCATCGTACCATCCGGTGAAAGATCCATCCAAGAATTACGTAGTTGTTTTTCATGGAATTTCCGGATATTGTGAGCCGCTTCACGAATTGCAATTAGAAAATCGTCTTCAACGTGAGCATATGCAGCTTGAATTTCTTCATCAGTAACTCTTAACTGATCTGCTGTAAGTTTCACTCGATCAAGTTGCTCAGTATATTGCAATAGCGCTTCATCACCATTAGCTTTAATATCAGCTACAATTTTCTCTGCAGCGGCATTTTGCTCCGGTGTGCCATATTCAACTTCTCGCTTTAAGCCAAATTGTTCAGGCTTTAGTAATCGCATACTCATAACATCACGCTTCCTTCCCACTCACAGTTAGTCTTATCAATATGTAAATACTCTAACTGTAATCATACTATATATAACATTTCCATCATACTGTTTGCATACTAAATGATAAGTTAAACTCTTGCGGCTAAAGTCTCTTGTAACAGATCACATAAGCTTTGAATCCGTTCATTTTTCATTCTGTAACTTACACGATTCGCAATCAATCTGCTCGTAATTTCGAAGATTTCTGTTTGCTCTACTAAACCATTTTCTTTTAACGTTTGACCTGTTTCTACCATATCAACGATGCGATCAGCAAGACCGATCATTGGCGCTAGTTCAATAGATCCATTTAGTTTAATTACTTCTACTTGTTGACCTAACTCACGGAAATACGCTGAAGCAACATTAGGATATTTCGTCGCTACTCTTGGGTGAATCTGTTGCTTCCAATCTGGCAGTGCTATAACACTCATACGACATCTAGCAATACCTAGATCAAGTAACTCGTATACATCTCTACTTTCTTCCATCAATACATCTTTCCCAACAATACCAATATCCGTTACGCCATATTCAACATAAGTCGGAACATCTACTGGTTTGGCCATAATGAATTCCATCTTTGCTTCAGGAAGTTCAATTATTAATTTACGAGTATCATCATATTCTGTTGGAATAGGTAATCCTGCATCGCGAAAAAGTTGTGATGCTTGTTTATATATACGACCTTTGGGCATTGCTACTCTTAGCACGTTTTCATTATTTCCGTTCATTACACTTTCTCTCCTTTACCTACGAATGTCTTCACCGTAGAATACGTTACCCCTTGGTATGACGTATCGCCACCTGACGCTAATTGTGCAGGTATCTCAGCTACTTTACTTGTAATAACATGATTTCCTGCTTCCCTTAAAACTTGCGCCTGTTGTAGAGCTTCGAAGCGACCTTGCTCATCATATATAATTAATGTTTTTTGTAGTTGTTCATCTTGATCATTCCCTAACAATTCCAACACTCTAGTTGTTTTCAAGGCGAAACCAGTTGCAGGGGCAGGTCTACCGAATTGTGATAACAAATTATCATATCGTCCACCGCTTACTACTGGGAAACCTAAGTCTGCTGCATAACCTTCAAAAGTCATACCTGTATAATATGAGAAATCACCAATCATTGTAAGATCAATTAAGACATGCTCACAAACTCCGTATGCTTCAAGCACTGACCAAATCTCACATAGATGCTGAATTGCTTCTCGCGCTGTATTGTTATTACTTACGGTAAGAGCATGTTCACATATTTCTTCTCCACCACGTAATCGTAGAAGGTCAGAAAGTTCTTTGCGAACTGAATCTGACAATTGCAACTGATTAAGCAGCGCTTTGTAAGCCACATAATCTCTATTCAATAACTTTTCCTTCAACGAGGCTTGATCCTCTAAACGATCTTTCAAGGCCTCTTCAAGCATGCCGTTCAAAAATCCAACATGACCAATCGCAATTTTGAATCTGTCCACTCCTGCTGCTTTCAACGAAGCAATGGCAAGTGCTACAACTTCCGCATCAGCCTCTGGCGAAGAGTCTCCTACAAGCTCTAGACCAGTCTGGAAAAATTCAGCTTCACGACCCGCTTCTTCTTCAATCGTACGGAATATATTAGAATGATATGATAGACGTAGCGGAAATGGCTTATCTTTCAATAAAGAAGAGACAACCCTTGCGATAGGTGCAGTCATATCAGAACGTAGCACAAGTGTCGTTCCTCGGTTATTCAGTAGCTTAAATAACTTTTCATCTGATGTTGAGCTAGCAACGCCAACAGTATCATAAAACTCCATCGTAGGCGTAATGATTTGTTCATAGCCCCATCCTTCCATACAATTAAGTACTTTATGTTCAACCGCACGTAGCTTTTTCACAACATTAGGTAAATAATCTTTCACACCAATCGGTTTTTCAAATACTTTAGGCTTAGACATATCCGTTCTCCTCAGTTCTTTATTATATTAAAGCGTTAATGTATTAGCATGCTAACAAAATAAAGGTTTTTGCTATTTTAGCATGCTAGATTATGTAAAGTCAAGTGGACACAAACATACCCTTATCGCGATATCTGTTGATCAGATATTAACAATAAGGGTATTGATATTACTCATTCCTATGTTCCGTTATAACGGTCATTGGATTACCACCAACAAAACTATTCGGCGCGACGTCTTTATGTACAAGCGAACCTGCAGCAACTACAGCGTTATCACCAATTGTAACTCCTGGTAGTATTGTGCAATTGGCACCAATCATAACATTAGCGCCAATATGTACTTCGCCAAGTCGGTACTCTTTAATAAGATATTCATGCGTTAATATCGTCGTATTATATCCAATGATGCTATTATTGCCAACTGTAATTTTTTCAGGAAAAAACACATCAACCATTACCATTAAAGCGAATGCCGTATGTTGACCCACCTTCATACCTAAAACGCTCCGATATATCCAATTTTTCATTGAAAGATTGGGACAGTAGCGTGCAATCTGAATGGCTATAAAGTTACGAATGGCTTTCCAATAACTAACTGTAGAATACACCTGCCACAGGGCATTAGGTCCTTCTATTGGATAACGAGTAATTTTCCGCAAATTAGTTAATCTCCAATCCTACAATCACATATAGATCACGCATATCATGAATGACGTATTTCGCACCCGCTTCTTTCAGCACTTGCTCACCCTTCATTGACCATGCAACAGCTACAGTATCAACGCCTGCATTAATTCCCGATAAAATATCAACTGTACTGTCACCTACCATCAGTGCTTTTTTCGGACCTACACCTAGTAGTGCTAATGCCTTTTGAACAGGCTCTGCATGAGGTTTAGCGTTGGCTACGTCATCAATCGTAATAACCGCATCCATATATTTCGCAATATCTACAAAAGCTAATCCGCGATCGGTAGTTAAACGCATTTTCGTCGTTACAACACCTATCTTTACACCATCAGTATGTAGACGTTCCAACACTTCAAGTACATAATCAAATGCTTTAACGTACTCATCATGTAACCTTAAATTAACTTCACGATAGGCATCAACAAGATGTGCTACGTCATCTAATCCAGAAAAACGCTTCATCTGATCTATTAACGGCGCACCCATTGAAGGAATAATGTGATCTCGATTAAAATCAGCATCAACATAACCATCTAGCGCTTCAATAAAAGATCTAATAATTAATTCATTCGTATCTAGTATAGTACCATCCAAATCGAATAGAACTGTATCGTATGCTCTCATATTATGTCATCCTTCAATCTTTTCATTATTGTTGATTACTCTCCGCCACCACTATCTCCACCTGATGTATCAGCATGACCACCTTCATCAGCATGTTGTTCCGCCTTAGAATCTGAACCTTGGTTATCTGATTTCTTTGGTGAATCCGATTTAGAATCTACGATAGTAGTTGTACTGTCAGTGTTGTTCTTAGATGATTTTTTTGGTGAATTCTTTGTATCTTTATCTACTACTTGCCCCCCCCCTACAGCAGCTACTGCCTTCGTAGAAATAAGCGGATCATTATAATAAGTGATTGTTTTAATGTTGAGACGACGTACAACAATGAAAGTAATCGCACCTAGAACTAGCAGTAAAGCTATTAATTGCGAACTACGAATATTACCGTAAGCTGGAGACAAATAACCTTGTTGGAATACAGCTTCCATCGGCGTCCATAATCCATTAATTAGGTTAGCTAGCCATGTTGGTCCCGTAAATCCAAGGCTATCTGTACGAAGTGCTTCAATAAAGAAACGACCAAGAGAATACCAACCAATATAAGTAGCGATTAATTCTCCTTCACGTAAGAAGCTACGACGACGAATTACGAATAATAGGAGCAAGCCTAACAAACTCCAAAGTGATTCATACAAAAATGTTGGATGAACAAAAGTGCTATCTTTTATTATGTACATC includes:
- the lgt gene encoding prolipoprotein diacylglyceryl transferase, translating into MLEIGPLVIRWYGVILALGAVVGLLLAIQEGKRFGIKSEFFMDLLLIGAPTAIIAARIYYVAFQWDHYKNNLGDVFKIWEGGIAIYGAIAGALICGYFFSKAKGYSFWRIADICAPGLLVGQMIGRWGNFVNQEAYGGPVEESFLRDTLHLPNFIVEQMYIIKDSTFVHPTFLYESLWSLLGLLLLFVIRRRSFLREGELIATYIGWYSLGRFFIEALRTDSLGFTGPTWLANLINGLWTPMEAVFQQGYLSPAYGNIRSSQLIALLLVLGAITFIVVRRLNIKTITYYNDPLISTKAVAAVGGGQVVDKDTKNSPKKSSKNNTDSTTTIVDSKSDSPKKSDNQGSDSKAEQHADEGGHADTSGGDSGGGE
- the hisB gene encoding imidazoleglycerol-phosphate dehydratase HisB — encoded protein: MANQSNREASIVRKTKETDIKLAFNVDGQGESTIQTDVPFLNHMLDAFTKHGHFNLNVDAKGDIEIDDHHTVEDIGIVLGQALLQALGDKSGIKRCASVFVPMDEALAQVIVDISNRPHFEYRAQYPASHVGSFATDLVHEFLWKFALESRITLHVIVHYGSNTHHMIEAVFKALGRALDEATSIDPRVQGVPSTKGVL
- the hisF gene encoding imidazole glycerol phosphate synthase subunit HisF — translated: MLAKRIIPCLDVKDGRVVKGINFVNLRDAGDPVELAATYDQEGADELVFLDISASVEGRATMIEVVRRTAGEITIPFTVGGGISSVDDMTRILRAGADKIGINTAAVLTPELITEGSRRFGAQCIVVAIDARYNEEWQDWEVYTHGGRKPTGIHAVEWARKVEELGAGEILLTSMDADGTKDGFDIGLTKAVAATVGIPVIASGGAGKVEHFAEVFKEANADAGLAATIFHYKEMTIAEVKDDLRTKGVEVR
- the hisD gene encoding histidinol dehydrogenase, with the protein product MRLLKPEQFGLKREVEYGTPEQNAAAEKIVADIKANGDEALLQYTEQLDRVKLTADQLRVTDEEIQAAYAHVEDDFLIAIREAAHNIRKFHEKQLRNSWMDLSPDGTMLGQIMRPLKRVGVYVPGGKAAYPSSVLMNVIPAQVAGVPEIVMVTPPSTGGKQGIDPYILVAAAEAGVKELYRVGGAQAIAALAYGTESIAPVDKICGPGNIYVALAKRAVYGVVDIDSIAGPSEIVVLADDTADAEYIAADLLSQAEHDEMASAILVTSSVKLAEAVIEEVDRQLETLPRHEIARASIDQYGAVLLTESIEEGIKVVNQLAPEHLEIITEDPMSLLAYIENAGAIFLGPYSSEPVGDYFAGPNHIIPTNGTARFSSPVNVDDFLKKSSLIYYSKQALMSNGDKIMTLARHEGLEGHARAIEMRLNKERL
- a CDS encoding acyltransferase codes for the protein MRKITRYPIEGPNALWQVYSTVSYWKAIRNFIAIQIARYCPNLSMKNWIYRSVLGMKVGQHTAFALMVMVDVFFPEKITVGNNSIIGYNTTILTHEYLIKEYRLGEVHIGANVMIGANCTILPGVTIGDNAVVAAGSLVHKDVAPNSFVGGNPMTVITEHRNE
- a CDS encoding ATP phosphoribosyltransferase regulatory subunit, translated to MSKPKVFEKPIGVKDYLPNVVKKLRAVEHKVLNCMEGWGYEQIITPTMEFYDTVGVASSTSDEKLFKLLNNRGTTLVLRSDMTAPIARVVSSLLKDKPFPLRLSYHSNIFRTIEEEAGREAEFFQTGLELVGDSSPEADAEVVALAIASLKAAGVDRFKIAIGHVGFLNGMLEEALKDRLEDQASLKEKLLNRDYVAYKALLNQLQLSDSVRKELSDLLRLRGGEEICEHALTVSNNNTAREAIQHLCEIWSVLEAYGVCEHVLIDLTMIGDFSYYTGMTFEGYAADLGFPVVSGGRYDNLLSQFGRPAPATGFALKTTRVLELLGNDQDEQLQKTLIIYDEQGRFEALQQAQVLREAGNHVITSKVAEIPAQLASGGDTSYQGVTYSTVKTFVGKGEKV
- the hisH gene encoding imidazole glycerol phosphate synthase subunit HisH: MIVIIDYGMGNLHSVSKAVERLGYEAVVTGDAEMIFAADAVILPGVGAYGDAMQHLSESGLDDVTKQFAATGKPLLGICLGMQLLFEQSEEYGIHKGLGLLEGEVIRFKGDFKIPHMGWNKLQFLQESPLFTDLTEGHVYFVHSYHALPKNKENLLATGDYYGPVTAIVGKNNVYGMQFHPEKSGELGMQLLQNFLTLTGSSKRGL
- the hisG gene encoding ATP phosphoribosyltransferase, with amino-acid sequence MNGNNENVLRVAMPKGRIYKQASQLFRDAGLPIPTEYDDTRKLIIELPEAKMEFIMAKPVDVPTYVEYGVTDIGIVGKDVLMEESRDVYELLDLGIARCRMSVIALPDWKQQIHPRVATKYPNVASAYFRELGQQVEVIKLNGSIELAPMIGLADRIVDMVETGQTLKENGLVEQTEIFEITSRLIANRVSYRMKNERIQSLCDLLQETLAARV
- the ppaX gene encoding pyrophosphatase PpaX: MRAYDTVLFDLDGTILDTNELIIRSFIEALDGYVDADFNRDHIIPSMGAPLIDQMKRFSGLDDVAHLVDAYREVNLRLHDEYVKAFDYVLEVLERLHTDGVKIGVVTTKMRLTTDRGLAFVDIAKYMDAVITIDDVANAKPHAEPVQKALALLGVGPKKALMVGDSTVDILSGINAGVDTVAVAWSMKGEQVLKEAGAKYVIHDMRDLYVIVGLEIN